The following proteins come from a genomic window of Campylobacter sp. RM16189:
- a CDS encoding carbon-nitrogen hydrolase family protein, with amino-acid sequence MTTSNEDLNLLPVSLRAKSIKERTDELINFIKEAPKNSIIAASELCISGYDFKGLDKNFNENLIQNLQRALGENKFLTFTYLANEHKKSDTLNQKSYNQFTFLSQDGLIYTQPKCKLFKPNLEDKKFDKGNERTIEHFNFQDIKFGALICFELRFSELWAKLKECEIIFVPAMWGKERKDAYISLCKALAIANNCFVVASSSLDLEFAGVFMPTGELKNKAKFDRNLIIKIKENLGIL; translated from the coding sequence TTGACGACTTCTAACGAAGACTTAAATTTGCTGCCCGTATCGTTACGGGCAAAGAGTATTAAGGAGCGCACGGACGAACTGATAAATTTTATAAAAGAAGCTCCTAAAAACTCAATAATAGCAGCAAGTGAACTTTGCATAAGCGGATATGATTTTAAGGGTCTTGATAAAAACTTTAATGAAAATCTGATACAAAATTTGCAAAGAGCTCTCGGGGAAAATAAATTCCTTACTTTTACATACCTAGCCAATGAACACAAAAAATCAGATACTTTAAATCAAAAATCATATAATCAATTTACTTTTTTAAGCCAAGACGGGCTTATTTATACTCAGCCTAAATGCAAGCTTTTTAAACCGAATTTAGAAGATAAAAAATTTGACAAAGGAAATGAAAGGACTATAGAGCATTTTAATTTTCAAGACATAAAATTTGGCGCATTAATCTGCTTTGAACTTAGATTTAGCGAATTATGGGCTAAGCTAAAAGAGTGCGAGATAATATTTGTGCCGGCAATGTGGGGCAAAGAGCGCAAAGATGCCTACATAAGCCTTTGTAAAGCACTTGCTATTGCAAATAACTGCTTTGTAGTAGCCTCAAGCTCGCTTGATCTTGAATTCGCAGGCGTTTTTATGCCTACCGGCGAGCTAAAAAATAAAGCAAAATTTGATAGAAATTTAATTATAAAAATAAAAGAAAATTTAGGAATTTTATAG
- a CDS encoding ribonucleotide-diphosphate reductase subunit beta — protein MDRKRIYNPNSNETLTDRRVFNGNPHGILNFTKAKYQWALKLWDLMEANTWFPKEVDTTDDVRDYAHNLTEAEKRMYDLVWSQLISMDSFQTNNLADNINPYITAPEINACLARQAYEEANHSKSYAVMVEAICDNTDLIYEMEKYDDVLREKNDYISSVYEELAGEVTDEKLLLAMVANQILEGIYFYSGFTAIYALARAGKMLGSAQMIRFIQRDEITHLLLFQNMINSVRKERPDLFTLEIEDKIYEMFKKAGELEIKWGKYITQNQIMGFTDDIIEEYIHYLIDQRLVAIGLNRIYNAKHPIKWVDDFAQFNDQKANFFESKVTNYSKGSLSFDDF, from the coding sequence ATGGATAGAAAAAGAATTTATAACCCAAATTCCAATGAAACATTGACAGATAGACGCGTATTTAACGGAAATCCTCACGGGATTTTAAATTTCACCAAGGCAAAATATCAATGGGCACTTAAGCTTTGGGATCTAATGGAGGCAAACACCTGGTTTCCAAAAGAGGTTGATACGACAGACGATGTGCGCGACTATGCACACAATCTAACGGAGGCTGAAAAGAGGATGTATGATCTGGTATGGAGCCAGCTCATCTCTATGGACAGCTTTCAGACAAACAACCTAGCCGATAACATAAACCCATATATAACAGCACCAGAAATTAACGCCTGCCTAGCTCGCCAAGCCTACGAAGAGGCAAACCACTCCAAAAGCTATGCTGTTATGGTAGAGGCAATCTGCGACAACACCGATCTCATCTACGAAATGGAAAAATATGATGATGTTTTGCGAGAGAAAAACGATTACATTTCAAGCGTATACGAGGAGCTTGCGGGAGAAGTTACAGATGAAAAGCTTCTACTTGCAATGGTAGCAAATCAAATTTTAGAAGGAATTTATTTTTATAGCGGATTTACGGCAATCTATGCCCTGGCAAGAGCGGGCAAGATGCTAGGTTCGGCTCAGATGATACGCTTCATTCAAAGAGACGAGATAACTCACCTTTTACTATTCCAAAATATGATAAATTCTGTTAGAAAAGAGAGGCCCGATCTATTTACTCTTGAAATAGAGGACAAAATTTACGAAATGTTTAAAAAGGCCGGAGAGCTTGAGATAAAGTGGGGAAAATACATCACTCAAAATCAAATCATGGGCTTTACGGACGATATCATTGAAGAGTATATCCACTATCTTATAGATCAGCGCCTTGTGGCTATCGGACTAAATAGAATATACAATGCCAAACACCCTATAAAATGGGTCGATGACTTTGCTCAATTTAATGATCAAAAGGCAAATTTCTTTGAAAGCAAGGTCACAAACTACTCAAAAGGAAGCCTAAGCTTTGACGACTTCTAA
- a CDS encoding flagellar hook-basal body complex protein — protein MIRGFYNGISGIKTHSFGMDVWATNISNINNVGFTASIPEFKNTFYQSVANAGNNPTTDQVGLGSMGATTALSFYKQGSMMPTDNKLDMAIQGEGFFGVLDSSGETYYTRAGSFGVDKEGYLVDNEGRYVMGTQNTLTKTTPSTNALQIFGKTNSITPYLDAYTLSELGDLDLGDVSSQGKIKLPDFLYLPAKATTNVSYKGNLNSESIREQVEVAIDENSYTSNVDEANKRIKLSGQVTHQNETIFEPKEGNMVRVNLTDANGVKTTLISAIDKDGNWKIDELLPATFDLTKPLNISATLTTTQEKANQEKFVTELYAENGDKNILTIEFVKRLSAGENSTIWDAVATVTAPDKSVISSSKGTLAFGKNGTLVENTLGDIKNGEIPLKIDFGSQTPAGYSGLTSTPNPKTLSVKKDGAMEGIIKEYHTNSSGNILASFSNGGVLSVAKLALYHFQNDQGLTKLGDNVYAKSANSGDAIFYKDAEGKTTYGSKIASNMLEMSNVNLAQALTEIIAIQKAYDANAKSITTSDDLIKTAINLKQ, from the coding sequence ATGATAAGAGGTTTTTACAACGGTATAAGCGGGATTAAAACCCATAGCTTTGGCATGGATGTCTGGGCAACCAATATCTCCAATATAAATAACGTGGGATTTACCGCCTCTATTCCGGAGTTTAAAAACACCTTTTATCAAAGTGTGGCCAACGCAGGCAATAATCCTACGACAGATCAAGTAGGGCTTGGCTCTATGGGCGCTACCACAGCTCTTAGCTTTTATAAGCAAGGCTCAATGATGCCTACCGATAATAAACTTGATATGGCTATACAAGGCGAGGGGTTTTTCGGAGTTTTGGACAGCAGCGGAGAGACATACTACACAAGAGCCGGTTCGTTTGGTGTGGATAAAGAGGGGTATTTGGTAGATAATGAAGGAAGATACGTAATGGGTACTCAAAACACCCTCACAAAAACGACTCCAAGTACAAACGCTCTTCAAATTTTTGGCAAAACAAATTCAATTACACCATATCTTGACGCCTATACCCTAAGCGAACTTGGCGATCTTGATTTAGGAGACGTAAGCTCTCAAGGCAAGATAAAGCTTCCTGACTTCTTATACTTGCCAGCTAAAGCCACTACAAACGTATCTTATAAAGGCAATCTGAATTCAGAGAGCATAAGAGAGCAAGTAGAGGTCGCGATAGATGAAAATAGCTACACAAGCAATGTTGATGAGGCTAATAAAAGAATAAAATTAAGCGGGCAAGTGACCCACCAGAATGAAACCATATTTGAACCAAAAGAAGGAAATATGGTAAGGGTAAATTTAACCGATGCAAACGGAGTTAAAACAACACTAATAAGCGCGATTGACAAAGACGGAAACTGGAAGATAGATGAGCTTTTACCAGCAACCTTTGATCTAACTAAACCGCTTAACATATCAGCCACTCTTACCACAACTCAAGAGAAGGCAAATCAAGAGAAATTTGTAACAGAGCTATATGCTGAAAATGGCGATAAAAACATACTTACAATAGAATTTGTAAAACGCCTTTCGGCTGGGGAAAATTCAACTATTTGGGATGCTGTGGCTACAGTTACGGCGCCTGATAAAAGCGTGATTTCGAGCTCAAAAGGCACATTAGCCTTTGGCAAAAACGGAACTTTAGTAGAAAATACATTAGGTGATATAAAAAACGGCGAAATACCATTAAAAATTGACTTTGGCTCACAGACTCCAGCCGGATATTCAGGGCTTACAAGCACTCCAAATCCCAAAACACTCTCTGTGAAAAAAGATGGCGCAATGGAAGGAATCATAAAAGAATATCACACAAATAGTAGCGGAAATATCTTAGCAAGCTTTAGTAACGGTGGAGTTCTTTCGGTAGCCAAACTTGCACTGTATCACTTTCAAAACGACCAAGGACTAACCAAACTAGGCGATAATGTCTACGCAAAGAGCGCAAACTCAGGAGATGCGATATTTTATAAAGATGCGGAGGGAAAGACAACTTATGGATCAAAGATCGCAAGCAATATGCTTGAAATGTCAAATGTCAATCTCGCTCAAGCCTTAACAGAGATAATAGCCATACAAAAGGCCTATGACGCAAATGCAAAAAGCATAACCACGAGCGACGATCTAATAAAAACTGCAATAAATTTAAAGCAATAG
- a CDS encoding flagellar basal body rod modification protein — protein sequence MAINTNNKIPTNEFTVDKLKAKKKADALAKADGTNPGAQLDKDAFMKLLLTELQYQDPTSPMDSEKMLTQTSQLATLETQENTNQMMKKLAEQLKASTSMYAVSALGKMATLGESSIIKEDGMSTITSMAFLEADGKTGTIKIKNTDGQVIRKIEFGNAKAGIMEFEWDGKDQSGNEVKAGVYGVEISYQDKDGKEYNSSIGKYPVEGIKFVNGEAQIKVGGLYVAMDKIREFTEPAKKEG from the coding sequence ATGGCTATAAATACAAATAATAAGATACCTACAAATGAATTTACCGTTGATAAACTAAAGGCGAAAAAAAAGGCTGATGCTCTAGCTAAGGCTGATGGCACAAACCCGGGTGCACAGCTTGATAAGGATGCTTTTATGAAACTTTTATTAACAGAACTTCAGTATCAAGACCCTACAAGTCCAATGGATAGCGAAAAAATGCTAACGCAAACCTCACAGCTTGCCACCCTTGAAACACAAGAGAACACAAACCAGATGATGAAAAAACTAGCAGAGCAGCTAAAGGCCAGCACCAGTATGTACGCGGTTTCGGCTCTTGGTAAGATGGCCACCCTTGGCGAAAGCTCCATAATCAAAGAGGATGGAATGTCTACGATAACTTCAATGGCCTTTTTAGAGGCGGACGGAAAAACAGGAACCATAAAGATCAAAAATACTGATGGGCAAGTTATTAGAAAGATAGAATTCGGCAATGCCAAGGCTGGCATTATGGAGTTTGAGTGGGACGGTAAGGATCAATCAGGAAACGAAGTAAAAGCCGGGGTTTACGGAGTGGAGATCAGCTATCAGGATAAAGATGGCAAAGAGTATAACTCAAGCATAGGAAAGTATCCTGTAGAGGGGATAAAATTTGTTAACGGAGAGGCTCAGATAAAGGTCGGCGGTCTATACGTCGCAATGGATAAGATTAGAGAATTTACAGAGCCAGCTAAAAAAGAGGGGTAA
- a CDS encoding flagellar hook-length control protein FliK gives MQTAGNNILSFDASIAGGIKQQTNTNKSDEDSGEFLSMVLEAAANKGENLSERDLKDIANSVNMSAQKKSQAKQNKEIINAKEILGEDAASELFENATFMQLLQILEMLNGGEKISKFPNFSTQLAKVLSVESNINELKNAKNIKELIHIAKKLNLGLEKITVTKEQVSELNAKFPNLAKNNFFTQVTPQKQIFNAELKAKIEDAIELTKSIDEPVKLNKLLQEISKYIADDAKANLNPNLQDKQVLKKAETSKNTQVLQSQNQASNENLTKNAVLNENIKEAVSQNVQKELVKTDFIKNENLKVDEKNLNSSKINLQTLLYPEKEQSDTSGEQGSSNSESELNSMVREIMQNARSQSKNLQLVRQTFDNFNTTLKEQVEAYKSPFMRFNITLNPLNLGEVEITMVNRGNNLHINFNSTTQTMNLFLQNQAEFKASLVNMGFTELEMNFSDQNHKKEQGNKAYKGSNFSGNEDIEIAEQPLLEIVLPRYI, from the coding sequence ATGCAAACCGCAGGAAATAATATTCTATCCTTTGACGCTAGTATAGCTGGCGGTATCAAACAACAAACAAATACCAATAAAAGCGATGAAGACAGTGGTGAATTTTTGTCTATGGTTCTTGAGGCTGCGGCTAATAAAGGTGAAAATTTAAGTGAAAGAGATCTAAAAGATATAGCCAATTCCGTAAATATGTCTGCTCAAAAAAAGAGTCAAGCCAAGCAGAATAAAGAGATTATAAATGCAAAAGAAATTTTAGGAGAAGATGCGGCTTCAGAGCTTTTTGAAAATGCTACCTTTATGCAGCTTTTGCAAATTTTAGAGATGTTAAACGGAGGAGAAAAGATAAGTAAATTTCCAAATTTTAGCACTCAGCTTGCCAAGGTCTTATCTGTCGAAAGCAATATAAACGAGCTAAAAAATGCTAAAAACATAAAAGAGCTTATCCATATAGCCAAAAAGTTAAATTTAGGACTCGAAAAGATAACTGTCACAAAAGAACAGGTTAGCGAGTTAAACGCGAAATTTCCAAATTTGGCTAAAAATAACTTTTTTACTCAGGTTACTCCACAAAAGCAGATATTTAACGCTGAACTAAAGGCAAAGATAGAAGACGCTATTGAGCTTACAAAAAGTATTGATGAGCCTGTGAAACTAAACAAGCTGCTACAAGAGATTTCCAAATATATAGCAGATGATGCTAAAGCGAATTTAAATCCTAATTTACAAGACAAGCAAGTATTAAAAAAAGCCGAAACCTCAAAAAATACTCAAGTTTTGCAATCTCAAAATCAAGCCTCAAATGAAAATTTGACCAAAAACGCAGTTTTAAATGAAAACATAAAAGAGGCGGTCTCTCAAAATGTCCAAAAAGAGCTTGTAAAAACAGATTTTATTAAAAATGAAAATTTAAAAGTAGATGAGAAAAATTTAAACTCAAGCAAGATAAATTTACAAACCCTGCTCTATCCTGAAAAAGAGCAGAGTGATACTAGCGGCGAGCAAGGCAGCTCAAATAGCGAAAGCGAGCTAAATTCCATGGTGCGCGAGATCATGCAAAATGCCAGAAGTCAGAGTAAAAATCTACAGCTTGTAAGGCAGACCTTTGATAACTTTAATACCACTCTAAAAGAGCAGGTAGAGGCCTATAAATCACCGTTTATGAGGTTTAATATCACACTTAATCCACTAAATTTAGGCGAGGTTGAGATAACGATGGTAAATCGCGGAAACAATCTGCATATAAACTTTAACTCTACAACCCAGACTATGAATCTATTTTTGCAAAATCAGGCGGAATTTAAAGCTAGTCTAGTTAATATGGGCTTTACGGAGCTTGAGATGAATTTCAGCGATCAAAACCATAAAAAAGAGCAAGGAAACAAAGCCTATAAGGGCTCAAATTTTAGCGGCAACGAAGATATAGAGATAGCGGAACAGCCTTTGCTTGAAATCGTATTGCCAAGATATATATAA